A genomic window from Archocentrus centrarchus isolate MPI-CPG fArcCen1 chromosome 2, fArcCen1, whole genome shotgun sequence includes:
- the inha gene encoding inhibin alpha chain isoform X1, whose translation MISIVMPPWHSYQQKPATNGILWKIWIWQRLQKTFSCRGEELSRGAVLSWFKVRVLEGLGLEEPPPSSLQGPDADRILLDTRHLHQRAHRTSRTSWVSPQTHPNQEMSQIILFPGSDCTKSDSAQGETANRQMTYYFQPSINSQDTVVTSAHFWFFAGEAVTANSSTQLFIVTTAQKLLQAAEAPTKSSSDGWTTYHLDQNLLALVAKGPFLLQVHCPACQCHAGEPDKMPFLHLHVQPRGPSRSPRNAAVTIPWSPSAIYLLQRPSQERPLHSDCHREEIDISFEELGWDNWIVHPKMLTFYYCHGNCSGGDRTTAMLGITQCCAPIPGTMRSLRITTTSDGGYSFKYETLPNIIPEECTCI comes from the exons CTTGCAGGGGAGAGGAGCTGTCTCGGGGGGCCGTGCTGTCCTGGTTCAAAGTGCGGGTTCTGGAGGGTCTCGGGCTTGAAGAACCCCCTCCGAGCTCACTGCAGGGACCTGATGCAGACAGGATACTGCTGGATACAAGGCACCTGCACCAGAGGGCCCACAGGACAAGCAGAACATCATGGGTTAGTCCTCAAACCCATCCGAATCAGGAGATGTCGCAAATCATTCTGTTCCCGGGTTCCG ACTGTACCAAATCTGACTCAGCTCAAGGAGAAACTGCCAACAGACAGATGACATATTACTTCCAGCCCTCCATCAACAGCCAGGACACTGTAGTCACATCAGCCCACTTCTGGTTCTTTGCAGGCGAAGCAGTCACAGCTAACTCATCTACCCAGCTTTTCATTGTAAccacagcacagaaactgctTCAGGCAGCTGAAGCTCCAACAAAGTCGAGTTCTGACGGATGGACCACCTACCATCTGGATCAAAACCTGCTGGCCCTTGTCGCCAAGGGCCCCTTTCTGCTTCAGGTCCACTGTCCAGCCTGTCAGTGCCACGCGGGAGAACCAGACAAGATGCCCTTTCTCCACCTCCACGTTCAACCTCGCGGGCCTTCCCGGTCACCCCGCAATGCAGCAGTGACCATTCCCTGGTCTCCCTCTGCCATCTACCTTCTGCAGCGGCCCTCTCAGGAGAGACCTCTACACAGCGACTGCCACCGTGAAGAGATAGACATCAGCTTTGAGGAGCTGGGGTGGGACAACTGGATCGTCCACCCGAAGATGCTGACTTTTTACTACTGTCACGGGAACTGCTCAGGTGGGGATCGAACCACCGCAATGCTGGGGATCACTCAGTGTTGCGCTCCCATCCCGGGGACCATGAGGTCCCTGAGGATCACCACGACATCTGATGGCGGGTACTCATTCAAGTATGAGACCTTGCCTAATATTATACCTGAAGAGTGCACATGTATCTGA
- the inha gene encoding inhibin alpha chain isoform X2: MVSCAVLILGPVWIYGLIQACRGEELSRGAVLSWFKVRVLEGLGLEEPPPSSLQGPDADRILLDTRHLHQRAHRTSRTSWVSPQTHPNQEMSQIILFPGSDCTKSDSAQGETANRQMTYYFQPSINSQDTVVTSAHFWFFAGEAVTANSSTQLFIVTTAQKLLQAAEAPTKSSSDGWTTYHLDQNLLALVAKGPFLLQVHCPACQCHAGEPDKMPFLHLHVQPRGPSRSPRNAAVTIPWSPSAIYLLQRPSQERPLHSDCHREEIDISFEELGWDNWIVHPKMLTFYYCHGNCSGGDRTTAMLGITQCCAPIPGTMRSLRITTTSDGGYSFKYETLPNIIPEECTCI; this comes from the exons ATGGTGTCCTGTGCTGTCCTCATCCTGGGTCCTGTTTGGATCTATGGTCTGATTCAAGCTTGCAGGGGAGAGGAGCTGTCTCGGGGGGCCGTGCTGTCCTGGTTCAAAGTGCGGGTTCTGGAGGGTCTCGGGCTTGAAGAACCCCCTCCGAGCTCACTGCAGGGACCTGATGCAGACAGGATACTGCTGGATACAAGGCACCTGCACCAGAGGGCCCACAGGACAAGCAGAACATCATGGGTTAGTCCTCAAACCCATCCGAATCAGGAGATGTCGCAAATCATTCTGTTCCCGGGTTCCG ACTGTACCAAATCTGACTCAGCTCAAGGAGAAACTGCCAACAGACAGATGACATATTACTTCCAGCCCTCCATCAACAGCCAGGACACTGTAGTCACATCAGCCCACTTCTGGTTCTTTGCAGGCGAAGCAGTCACAGCTAACTCATCTACCCAGCTTTTCATTGTAAccacagcacagaaactgctTCAGGCAGCTGAAGCTCCAACAAAGTCGAGTTCTGACGGATGGACCACCTACCATCTGGATCAAAACCTGCTGGCCCTTGTCGCCAAGGGCCCCTTTCTGCTTCAGGTCCACTGTCCAGCCTGTCAGTGCCACGCGGGAGAACCAGACAAGATGCCCTTTCTCCACCTCCACGTTCAACCTCGCGGGCCTTCCCGGTCACCCCGCAATGCAGCAGTGACCATTCCCTGGTCTCCCTCTGCCATCTACCTTCTGCAGCGGCCCTCTCAGGAGAGACCTCTACACAGCGACTGCCACCGTGAAGAGATAGACATCAGCTTTGAGGAGCTGGGGTGGGACAACTGGATCGTCCACCCGAAGATGCTGACTTTTTACTACTGTCACGGGAACTGCTCAGGTGGGGATCGAACCACCGCAATGCTGGGGATCACTCAGTGTTGCGCTCCCATCCCGGGGACCATGAGGTCCCTGAGGATCACCACGACATCTGATGGCGGGTACTCATTCAAGTATGAGACCTTGCCTAATATTATACCTGAAGAGTGCACATGTATCTGA